DNA sequence from the Treponema sp. OMZ 838 genome:
TTTTCTTTCATTACAGTTTAAATACCTTTCCATCTTCAATGTGGACAGTTTTTACCGCATTGCGTAAATCGACTATCAAACTTGATTTCTCTACAATGTGTTCAATATCAAAACATGAATGATTCGTTGTAAATACAACACAGTCTACCTTAGACAATAATTCATCAGTTAGATCGGTACCAACCCATTGTTTCCCATGATCGTCAATGCATTCGGGAATATACGGATCATGATACAGAACATTCGCCCGCTTTTTAGCACATTCTTCCATAACAAGCAAGGCAGGACTTTCGCGCGGATCATCGATATCCGGCTTATAGGCAACACCAAGAAATAAAATCGTTGCCCCGTTCATTGCTTTTTGTTTACGATTAAGAGCATACATAATCTTATTCATCATTTTATGCGGCATTTGATTATTAATATTACCGGCAGTATTTATCATCGTTAGATCGAAGTTAAACCCTTTTGCTATATGTTCAAGGTAGAACGGATCAAGCGGAATACAGTGACCGCCGATTCCAGGACCGGGATAAAAGGCTTGGAAACCATAGGGCTTGGACTTTGCGGCATCGATGACTTCCCAAATATTGATATCCATTTTACCAGCCAAAAGAGCCAGTTCATTGATGAGCGAAATATTGATAAGCCGATAGGTATTTTCCAATATTTTTACCATTTCGGCTACACGGGGGCTTGATACAGGATAGAGATGTTGAATTGCTTTGCTGTAGAGCGCAATAGCTATTTTCTGCGCATCTTCACCTAAAGCACCGACTACTTTCGGAGTATTATCGGTCTTATAATCTTTATTGCCCGGATCAACCCGTTCGGGGCTAAAACAAAGCCAAAAATCTTTTCCTTCTTTCAATCCCGATTCCCTTTCTATAATTGGCTTCATAAAATCTTCAGTTGTCGTCGGATAGGTAGTGCTTTCAAGCGAAATAAAAGTACCTGCTTTCATATTTTTACCGATATCGATACAAGATTGTTCAATAAACTTCATATCGGGCTTTTTAAAATGGTCGAGCGGTGTTGGCACACAGATAATAACCGCATCACATTCTTTAATGCGGGAAAAATCGGTTGTTGCAGAAAGTTTTTTTGTGTCTTTTACTACGCGGCTTAAATCTTCATCTTTTATATCACCGATGTAATTTTTTCCGGCATTCACTGCTTCTACTTTTTTAGGACTTTTTTCAAAACCTAAAACCAGTACATCTTTTTTTGCAAAAGACACAGCAAGCGGCAAACCAACATACCCAAGTCCTATAATTCCGACAACTTCAGTATTATTTTCAATTTTTTTTATGATTGTTTCAAAGTTTGACATAATATATCTCCTATAAACTCTGTATTCTTATACTATCTACCCATATTATCAGCGTAAAGCTTCTACAATTTGTTCTGCAGTATGTCCGTCACCATAAAGTTGTGGATAGTCCTTTGGAGTGTGAACATTCCGAATCGCCGCTACGATTTTTCCCGCATCGGCACCGGTCAGCGTATTCCAGCCGGAAGAAACAAGCTCGACCCACTCGGTAGTATCACGCATGGTGATACACGGCTTTTGAAAGAAAAAAGCTTCTTTTTGAACCCCTCCTGAATCTGTCAGTACTGCAGAACAAGCTTCTTCGTATTTAAGCATTTCTAAATAACCAACAGGTTCTATCAGTATAACATGCTTGCCAAATTGCAATCCATGCTCCGCTAGTATTTTCTTTGTACGAGGAT
Encoded proteins:
- a CDS encoding nucleotide sugar dehydrogenase; this translates as MSNFETIIKKIENNTEVVGIIGLGYVGLPLAVSFAKKDVLVLGFEKSPKKVEAVNAGKNYIGDIKDEDLSRVVKDTKKLSATTDFSRIKECDAVIICVPTPLDHFKKPDMKFIEQSCIDIGKNMKAGTFISLESTTYPTTTEDFMKPIIERESGLKEGKDFWLCFSPERVDPGNKDYKTDNTPKVVGALGEDAQKIAIALYSKAIQHLYPVSSPRVAEMVKILENTYRLINISLINELALLAGKMDINIWEVIDAAKSKPYGFQAFYPGPGIGGHCIPLDPFYLEHIAKGFNFDLTMINTAGNINNQMPHKMMNKIMYALNRKQKAMNGATILFLGVAYKPDIDDPRESPALLVMEECAKKRANVLYHDPYIPECIDDHGKQWVGTDLTDELLSKVDCVVFTTNHSCFDIEHIVEKSSLIVDLRNAVKTVHIEDGKVFKL